Sequence from the Mycobacterium florentinum genome:
GTGGATACGCCCGCGCTCTGACACCCACCGAGCAGGCCGAGCAGCAACGCCAACTGACCCAGGCGATCCAGGGCTTCGACGTGGTCATCACCACCGCTTCGGTCCCCGGTCGCGCCGCACCCAAACTGGTCACCGCCGAGGCGGTGCGGCTGATGCGCAGCGGCAGCGTGGTCGTCGACCTCGCCGGCGAAGCGGGCGGCAACTGCGAACTCACCGTGCCGGGCGAGACGGTGCTGCGGCACGACGTCACGATCGCGGCGCCGTTGAACCTTCCGGCCAGCATGCCCGAGCACGCCAGCGAGCTCTACGCCCGCAACATCGCGGCCCTGCTGGAACACATGCTCGACGGTGCGGATGCGCGCGATCTGTCCGACGAGATCCTCGACGCCTGCTGTGTCACCAAATCCGACAACGAGTTGACGGGAATCCGATGACGCTGGTCGCCAACCTGGCAATCCTCACGCTGGCCGGCTTTGTCGGCTTCGCGGTGATCTCCAAGGTGCCGAACACGCTGCACACACCACTTATGTCCGGCACCAACGCAATTCACGGCATCGTGTTGCTCGCCGGCCTGGTACTCGTCGGCCGGTCGGCCACCGATGCATTCGACCGGCTGTTGCTGGTCATCGCCATCGCCTTCGGTGCGATCAACGTCGTGGGTGGCTTCCTGGTGACCGATCGCATGCTCGGCATGTTCAAGAAGAAGCCCAGCGCCCAGACCGGAAAGGTTGCGTCGCCGAAGTGAATGAACTCATCGCGGTTCTCTATATCGTCGCGTTCGCACTGTTCATCCTCGGCCTCTCGGGCCTGACCGGCCCCCGCACCGCCGCACGCGGCAATCTGACTGCGGGCGTTGGCATGACGATCGCGATCGTGGCCACCCTGCTGACGCCCGGCACGAACAACTGGTGGCTGATCGCGTTCGGGCTACTGCTTGGGTCGGTGGTCGGTGTGCCCGCCGCGCAGCGGGTCAAGATGACCGCGATGCCTCAGATGGTGGCACTGTTCAACGGCGTGGGCGGCGGTGCGGTGGCTCTGGTGTCGTGGGTGGAATTCCGCGACAGTCACGGCTACGCCGCCGCGCCGGTCTATGTGGCGATCGCTTCGCTGTTCGCCGCCATCGTCGGCTCACTGTCGTTCTGGGGATCGCTGATAGCTTTCGGAAAATTGCAAGAAGTGTTGCCGGGCAGGCCGATCGGGCTCAGACGAGCGCAGCAGCCGCTCAACCTGGTACTGCTGCTCGCCTCCGTCGCCTGCGCGGGCGCCATCGGAGCCGGCCAGCGCGCACCGGTCGTCTTCATCGGTGTGCTCGTCTTCGCGGCGGTGCTCGGCGTGATGGTGGTGCTGCCCATCGGCGGCGCCGACATGCCGGTGGTGATCTCGCTACTCAACGCGCTCACCGGCCTGTCGGCCGCGGCGACCGGACTGGCGCTGGACAACACGGCGATGATCGTCGCCGGAATGATCGTCGGAGCATCGGGAACGATCTTGACCAACCTGATGGCCAAGGCGATGAACCGTTCGATCCCCGCCATCGTCGCCGGCGGATTCGGTGGCACCGGCGCGAGCGCGGACGGCCGGGACGGGGCCGTCGACCAGACCGTGCGCCAGACCAGTGCCGCTGACGCGGCATTGCAGATGGGCTATGCCAGCCAGGTGATCATCGTGCCCGGCTACGGCATGGCGGTGGCACAGGCCCAGCACGTGGTGCGCGAAATGGCCGGCCTCCTGGAGGGACGGGGCGTGGAGGTTCGGCATGCCATCCATCCGGTGGCGGGTCGGATGCCCGGGCATATGAACGTCTTGCTCGCCGAGGCCGATGTCCCCTACGAGCAGCTCAAAGAGATGGACGAAATCAACGGCGAGTTCAGCCGCGCCGACGTGGCCCTGGTGATCGGCGCCAACGACGTGACAAACCCTGCCGCACGGTCGAATCCGGCATCCCCGATCTACGGCATGCCGATCCTCGACGTAGACCAGGCCAGGTCCGTCATCGTGCTGAAGCGCTCGATGAATCCCGGGTTCGCCGGCATCGAGAACGAGCTGTATTTCAACGAGAAGACCTCGATGCTATTCGGCGACGCGAAGTCGTCCGTCGCCGAAATCACCCAGGAACTAAAGGTTTTATGACACTGCGGCGCGATCGCCCCGCGACCGAAACGCTTGACCGCCACATCTCCGCGGCGGCAGGAAAAGAGCCGAGGATCGGCGGCAAGAAAGGAATCGAGATTCAATGTCAAAAGTGGTTTGCGTCCTCTACGACGACCCGGTAACCGGATATCCCACCGAATTCCCGCGCGACGGCCTGCCTCACCTGGACCGCTACCCGGACGGGCAAACGCTGCCGACACCGTCGGCCATCGACTTCGCGCCGGGCACGCTGCTGGGCAGCGTCTCCGGCGAACTCGGCCTGCGCCCCTACCTCGAGGGTCTCGGTCACGAATTGGTCGTGATCTCGGACAAGGAGGGCAAGAATTCGGAGTTCGACAAGCACCTGCACGACGCGGAAATCGTTATTTCGCAACCGTTTTGGCCGGCGTACCTGACCGCCGAACGGATCGCGCGCGCCCCCAAGCTCAAGTTGGCGGTCACCGCGGGCATCGGCTCGGATCACTACGACCTGGACGCGGCGATCGATGCCGGCATCACGGTCGCCGAGGTCACGTTCTGCAACAGCATCAGCGTCGCCGAGCACGTCGTCATGATGATCCTGTCGCAGGTCCGCAACTACCTGCCGTCCCATCAGTGGGTGCTTGGCGGCGGGTGGAACATCGCCGACTGTGTGCAGCGCTCCTATGACGTCGAGGGAATGCACGTCGGCACCGTCGCCGCAGGCCGGATCGGCCTGGCCGTACTGCGTCGCATGGCGCCGTTCGACGTGCACCTGCACTACACCGACAAGCACCGCCTGTCCGCGCAGGTGGAAAAGGAACTGAACCTGACCTTCCACCCCAGCGTGCAGGACATGGTGCCGCACCTCGACGTCGTGACGATCAACGCTCCGCTGCACCCGGAGACCCGTGGACTGTTCGACGACAAGCTGCTCGCGACGATGAAACGCGGTGCCTACCTTATCAATACGGCACGCGCGCTGATCTGCGACCAGGCCGCCATCGTCCGCGCCCTGGAAACCGGCCAGTTGGCCGGCTATGCCGGTGACGTGTGGTACCCACAGCCGGCACCCGCCGACCACCCGTGGCGCACAATGCCCCACCAGGGCATGACGCCGCACATCTCGGGTTCCACGCTCTCGGCGCAGGCTCGCTACGCGGCCGGCACCAGGGAGATCTTGGAGTGCTACTTCGGCGGCAAGCCGATCCGCGACGAGTACCTCATCGTCGACGGCGGTGCACTAGCCGGTGTCGGGGCGCGGTCGTACACCGCGACCGCCAAATCCGGTGCGGCCTAGCGGCGGATAGGTTCCCGCGCTTACCTGGCGACGGGGTTGGCGAGCAGTATTTTGCTCGTCAACCCCGTCACTGGTTTTCTTGACCGTGCAAGTGCGGCGAATCACGTCGCAATGTTTGCAATTCTGGCGTCTACCAGCTCAGCCCAGCCGTATCCTGTATACAACCTTGAGAGATACTGCATATTTCAAGCGCCGACCGGCGCCGTTGGATGTTGTGGACTGTATGCTATGTACGCGATCTCTCAGGTAAATCGCGATTAACCAGGAGACGGGAGCGAGGGAAGACTTCATGGCCACCACCAGCGCGCCGAGCCAGGCTGGGTCGCGGATGAGGCTGGAGCGTCCGGCGCCGTTACGCGAGGCCGCCTACGAGGCGCTGATGGAGCTGATCATCACCCGTGAGCTGCGACCCGGACAGCACTTGGTGGAGAACGAGTTGGCGGCCCAACTCGGCGTAAGCCGCCAGCCCATTCGAGAGGCGTTGCAGCGCTTGCAAAGCGAGGGATGGGTCGATCTGCGCCCGGCGTTGGGCGCGTTTGTGCACGTGCCCACCGACGCCGAGGCCGATGAGCTGTTGGGAGTACGCACCCTGCTCGAAGCGGAGTCGGCCAGGTTGGCCGCTCGCGCCGCCAAGCCCCCGCAGGTGGACCATCTCTGGGACCTGCACCGCACCGGAGAGAAGGCGCTCGCCAGCGGTGACAAAGAAGGCCTTGTCACCGCCAACGATGCCTTCCACTCCTATATCGTTGCGATGTCCGGCAACAGCGTGCTGGCCAACCTCATCGGCCAGGTCGGTCGCCGGGTGCGCTGGTATTACGAGCCCATCGCGTTAGCCCGCGGCAAGGACGCCTGGGACGAACACTCCGAGCTGATCGAGGCCATCGCCGGACGCAGTGGCAAGCGTGCCGGAGACCTGATGCGCCGCCACACCGAGCGCACCCGCGAGATTTACCACGAGCGACGTCAGGAAGCCGCCGACGAGGGTGTGGCCTGACTGACCGGCTGGGGAACTCGGGCATCCTTGTGCCGCCGTCCCGGCTGCCGCAGCAACGCCGCGGTTGCGGCCGAGAGCAGCGCGCTTGCGGCAGCCAGCCAGTAGGCACCGGTGTAGCCCCAGGCATCAATCACGCTGGCGCCCACACCAATTCCCAAGATCGAGCCGACCAGCTTGGCGCTGTAGACGATGCCGTAATTGCTGGCGTTGTTGTTTTCGCCGAAGTAGTCGGTGGTCAGCGTGGCGAACAGCGGATAGAAAGCACCGCCGCCGAACCCGACGAGAACGGCAAAGAAGATGAAGGCGATCTCGTTCTTGGCAAGGCCGGTGTAGAGCAGGCCGATCAGGGCGACGACCGACACCAGCAGCACAACCAGCAGCGTCTGCTTGCGACCGATCCGGTCTGAGACAAAGCCGGTTACCGCGCGGCCGACGCCATTGATGATCGAAAGGGCGCCCGCCGATGAGGCCACGATCATCGCGCCGAAGCCGAGGTGCTTGGCGAACGGAACCATGTAGCTGATGCCGAACAGCGAGACACCGGTGGTGATCCCCAACGACACCCACATCAGGGGCAGCATGCCGGTCTCGATGGCCTCGACCGGGCCGTACTGGCGCACCGCCGGTGGGTTCTTCTGCAAGCTTCTGGCGTTTGCGTTGACGGCGGCGTGCTGCAGCGGGTCGACGTCCGCCGGCCACCAGTTCTTGGGCGGGTCCTGAAAATACAGGCCGCATACCGTGACAACCACCAGCATGAATGCCCCCACCAGGTCGAGAACCCACTCATAGGTGTCGGGATGCAGCGCATAGCTGAAGATGAAGATGAAAGGTACTGCGCCGTAGGCGAACCCGCCGCACACGAAACCGGTCTTGGCGCCGCGCCGCTCGGGGTACCACTTACCGACGATCGTGATTCCCGTCGAGTACACCAAACCGACGCCGCAGCCGCCGCATACGGCGAATCCAAGGAAGGCCACGACCAGATTGCTGCTGTGCGCGACGGCGACGAAACCCAGCGCGGACAACACGGCGGCGACCAGCATGGTGGATCTCGCCGACGTGATGCCCTTCTCCCGCAGCCGGCCGGCGGGATAGGCAACCGCCGCCTGGAACACCGCCCACACCGAGAGCAGCCAGAAGGTCTCGGACAGACTCCAGCCATGGGCATGGCGCAGGGTATCGGCGGCCGCGCCGTAACCGTATTCAAAAACGCTGACTGCCATCATCGCGATCCACGGCAGCCAGACCATCGAAGCTCGGGATCTGCCGAGCAGGTCGTGATCAGTTTCGCCGACGCGGTAGATGCGACCATTCGCGTCGATCACCTCGCGATAGGTGGCGAGAGTTGAGGACATCGTTGACTCACTTTCGGAAAATGGGCATGAAGGGGTGACTCGATGGCTGCTCGCGTCCAACGACACGACGACCATCGAGTTGATGGTTGGGTTCTGATTTCGGGGAATCTTCGGACCCGTTGCGCCTAAGGCGGTGCGCGGCCGGCGATTTCGCCGGTACAGCGCACCCCGTTAGCCACGCCGGATATCCGAAGCCGTGACCGGCCAGTCATGACCCACCTCGGTCTTGCACCGAGTCGCGCGCGGCTCTGTCCCACAACCGGGTCCTTCTCTACCGAGCCGGGGGTCTCTAGATGCGTCTCATGCCGGTGTCAGTTCAGATCACGCCGGCGCTTCTGAAGCGCTGCAACTGATCTGGCGAATACCCGAGTTCGGTACAGATTTCCTCGGTGTGCTCGCCGAGCAGCGGTGAACGCACGACATCGACGGGTGAGTCGGAAAGCCGCAGCGGGCTACCGACCGTCTTGAACGTCCCGCGCTCGGGGTGCTCGACGGTGACGATCGCGTCCAGATCCGCCAGGGTCTGGTCCTCGATCAGCTCTTTGGTGCTCAGCACCGGACCACAGGGCACGTTGAGGACATTGAGCGCCTCCATGGCCTCCCATTTGGTGTGCCGCTGACTCCAGTCCTCGATCAGCGCGAAGACCTTGTCCAGCTTGGGTAGTCGGTCTTCCGGCCGCGCCCAGTCCGGATGATCGGCAAGGTCGGGCCGCCCGATCAGCTCCGCGAGCGCCGCCCACCCGGCGGGCTGGACGATGACATAGATGTAGTCGTTGGGGCCGCCACCTTTGGTGCGAACGGCCCAACCCGGTTGGCCTCCCCCGGACGCGTTGCCCGACCGTGGCACCTCGTCGCCGAAGCGCTCGTTGGGATACTCGTGCAGCGGGCCATGCGCCAGCCGTTGCTGATCGCGTAGCTTCACCCGGCAAAGGTTGAGTACAGCGGCCTGCATCGCGACCTCGACACGTTGCCCGCGGCCCGTGTTGGTGCGCTGGAACAGCGCGGCCAGGATGGCGGCGACGAGGTGAATCCCGGTGCCGGAGTCGCCGATCTGGGCGCCCGTGGCAGTCGGTGGACCATCCTGGAAACCCGTGGTGGCCATCGCGCCACCCATCGCCTGGGCGATGATCTCGTACGCTTTGAAGTTGAAGTACTTGCCCGGCCCGAAACCCTTGATCGAGGCATAGATCAACCGCGGGTTGATCTCCTGCAGCCGGGCCCAACTGAACCCGAACCGGTCGACGACGCCGGGGCCGAAGTTCTCCACCAAAACATCGGAGCGCGCTACCAGTCTGCTGAAGATCTCCTGACCGTCTTCACTTTTCATGTTCACCGTCACGCTGCGCTTGTTGCAGTTCAGCATCGTGAAGTACAGGCTGTCCACCTCGGGGAGGTCGCGCAGCTGGCCCCGGGTGACGTCTCCGCCGTTCGGTGTTTCGAGTTTGACGACGTCGGCGCCCAACCAGGCGAGCATCTGCGTCGCAGAGGGCCCCGACTGGACATGAGTCATATCGAGCACCCGAACGCCGTCTAATGCCTTACCCATGAGATCTCCCCTGCGAGTTGTCGTAGTGACTAAAAAGCCGTCTCGTGCCGGGCGCCGAGTGGTCCACTGCCCGTTGGGATTCGGGTGACCGATGACTGGGACGCGATGCCGACCATTACCTCAGCTTCCTAAGGCCTGCTGCCCGCCCGGTTCGCCGCACAGCAGGAAACCACGAAGCAGTGGATGTGGCTGCAACGGCCGGAAGGACGTGCTGTCTTCTGCAGACTGTATACCGTATACGACCAGTGTCCCCAATCACAGGCGAATTGTCTAGCGCCGATCCGTTCGTCAATGCCTATCAGCCCCCGTCGCCGATGGAATGGACGCCGCCGAGCGCCGGTGGGCAACGAATTAGCCGGACAAAGTTGTTTGCCGAATAATGTTGCGCCAGGGTCGCTCACGCGCTGTAAGCCGCCAGGTCTCGGGGTTGCTCCCCTGCCTCTGGACACACAGTGTGATCAGGAGTACAACAAATGCATACTGTATGCATTAGGGGTGATTGATATGTCCGGTGGTGATGGAATCTCGGTTCTGCAGATTCGAGCGCATGGCTGCTCGTACCGTATCGGCGAACGGCCACAGGACATCATGGCGCGCTCGAGACGCTGGATGCTGTGGCTGCCGTGGACGGCGATGGCTGCGATCAGCGTGCTCCAATTTGGTTACGGGGTCGCGGTTATCGCCGTGCAGCAGCCGCATCACCCGGTACCCGCCGGCGCCTTCTGGGTGCTGGCTCTATGGGTGATCTTCCAGGCGGGCGCCACCGCGGCTACCCCAACACTGCGGCGGCGGTGGGGAATCCGCCCGGCAACCACGATGTCGATCGGCGCTGTTTTGTCCGCCATTGGCCCACTGACGCTTTCGTACACCCGCAATCTCGGAGCCGCCGCACTGGGCTACTCCGCGCTGTGCGGTGTCGGCGCCGGGATGGTTTACGCCACTTGCCTTTCCACTGTTGCTCGTTGGTACCCTGAGCAACGCGGCGCGAAGGTTTCACTGGTATCGGGTGCATTCGGTTGCGGCGCGGTCCCCTTTGTCGTGTTGTTCGCTTTCGTGCTTCACCCCCGCAACATCGGGCCCGTCCTCATGGCCGTCGGCCTCGGTGTTCTTGTCGTAGTGAAGTTGTGCGGCGCCTTTTTTCGCGATCCACCGCCGGACTGGTGGCCGGCCGAAGTCGACCCACGACGCTGGGGCTTCGACAAGCGCATGAAC
This genomic interval carries:
- a CDS encoding NAD-dependent formate dehydrogenase, which produces MSKVVCVLYDDPVTGYPTEFPRDGLPHLDRYPDGQTLPTPSAIDFAPGTLLGSVSGELGLRPYLEGLGHELVVISDKEGKNSEFDKHLHDAEIVISQPFWPAYLTAERIARAPKLKLAVTAGIGSDHYDLDAAIDAGITVAEVTFCNSISVAEHVVMMILSQVRNYLPSHQWVLGGGWNIADCVQRSYDVEGMHVGTVAAGRIGLAVLRRMAPFDVHLHYTDKHRLSAQVEKELNLTFHPSVQDMVPHLDVVTINAPLHPETRGLFDDKLLATMKRGAYLINTARALICDQAAIVRALETGQLAGYAGDVWYPQPAPADHPWRTMPHQGMTPHISGSTLSAQARYAAGTREILECYFGGKPIRDEYLIVDGGALAGVGARSYTATAKSGAA
- a CDS encoding OFA family MFS transporter codes for the protein MSSTLATYREVIDANGRIYRVGETDHDLLGRSRASMVWLPWIAMMAVSVFEYGYGAAADTLRHAHGWSLSETFWLLSVWAVFQAAVAYPAGRLREKGITSARSTMLVAAVLSALGFVAVAHSSNLVVAFLGFAVCGGCGVGLVYSTGITIVGKWYPERRGAKTGFVCGGFAYGAVPFIFIFSYALHPDTYEWVLDLVGAFMLVVVTVCGLYFQDPPKNWWPADVDPLQHAAVNANARSLQKNPPAVRQYGPVEAIETGMLPLMWVSLGITTGVSLFGISYMVPFAKHLGFGAMIVASSAGALSIINGVGRAVTGFVSDRIGRKQTLLVVLLVSVVALIGLLYTGLAKNEIAFIFFAVLVGFGGGAFYPLFATLTTDYFGENNNASNYGIVYSAKLVGSILGIGVGASVIDAWGYTGAYWLAAASALLSAATAALLRQPGRRHKDARVPQPVSQATPSSAAS
- a CDS encoding NAD(P) transhydrogenase subunit alpha; the encoded protein is MTLVANLAILTLAGFVGFAVISKVPNTLHTPLMSGTNAIHGIVLLAGLVLVGRSATDAFDRLLLVIAIAFGAINVVGGFLVTDRMLGMFKKKPSAQTGKVASPK
- the frc gene encoding formyl-CoA transferase; translation: MGKALDGVRVLDMTHVQSGPSATQMLAWLGADVVKLETPNGGDVTRGQLRDLPEVDSLYFTMLNCNKRSVTVNMKSEDGQEIFSRLVARSDVLVENFGPGVVDRFGFSWARLQEINPRLIYASIKGFGPGKYFNFKAYEIIAQAMGGAMATTGFQDGPPTATGAQIGDSGTGIHLVAAILAALFQRTNTGRGQRVEVAMQAAVLNLCRVKLRDQQRLAHGPLHEYPNERFGDEVPRSGNASGGGQPGWAVRTKGGGPNDYIYVIVQPAGWAALAELIGRPDLADHPDWARPEDRLPKLDKVFALIEDWSQRHTKWEAMEALNVLNVPCGPVLSTKELIEDQTLADLDAIVTVEHPERGTFKTVGSPLRLSDSPVDVVRSPLLGEHTEEICTELGYSPDQLQRFRSAGVI
- a CDS encoding NAD(P)(+) transhydrogenase (Re/Si-specific) subunit beta gives rise to the protein MNELIAVLYIVAFALFILGLSGLTGPRTAARGNLTAGVGMTIAIVATLLTPGTNNWWLIAFGLLLGSVVGVPAAQRVKMTAMPQMVALFNGVGGGAVALVSWVEFRDSHGYAAAPVYVAIASLFAAIVGSLSFWGSLIAFGKLQEVLPGRPIGLRRAQQPLNLVLLLASVACAGAIGAGQRAPVVFIGVLVFAAVLGVMVVLPIGGADMPVVISLLNALTGLSAAATGLALDNTAMIVAGMIVGASGTILTNLMAKAMNRSIPAIVAGGFGGTGASADGRDGAVDQTVRQTSAADAALQMGYASQVIIVPGYGMAVAQAQHVVREMAGLLEGRGVEVRHAIHPVAGRMPGHMNVLLAEADVPYEQLKEMDEINGEFSRADVALVIGANDVTNPAARSNPASPIYGMPILDVDQARSVIVLKRSMNPGFAGIENELYFNEKTSMLFGDAKSSVAEITQELKVL
- a CDS encoding GntR family transcriptional regulator, with the translated sequence MATTSAPSQAGSRMRLERPAPLREAAYEALMELIITRELRPGQHLVENELAAQLGVSRQPIREALQRLQSEGWVDLRPALGAFVHVPTDAEADELLGVRTLLEAESARLAARAAKPPQVDHLWDLHRTGEKALASGDKEGLVTANDAFHSYIVAMSGNSVLANLIGQVGRRVRWYYEPIALARGKDAWDEHSELIEAIAGRSGKRAGDLMRRHTERTREIYHERRQEAADEGVA